The following coding sequences lie in one Silvanigrella aquatica genomic window:
- the tsaD gene encoding tRNA (adenosine(37)-N6)-threonylcarbamoyltransferase complex transferase subunit TsaD: MQQTILAIESSCDETAVSILKCVKDTQGNINSITILAHEVESQIESHAPFGGVVPELAARDHLSKIYDITNSALIKAEISQKELTAVAVTMGPGLIGALMVGVLYARGLALSLNIPLISVNHVDAHLAPALLLNEFSPQHDLGVCKNVSQIQYPALALTVSGGHCHLSILSSATSKSLLGKSLDDACGEAFDKVAKLLGLGYPGGPLIENLAKSAEEFGNTEEFKFPSKPANRENKYHFTYSGLKTAVMECIRKATGIKKGKITGKDLPKEKKQSIAYAFQQAALMQLHDRVHNAIIDYPDIKTILVAGGVAQNKKFRELFSSFDKKIIFAPPALCSDNATMIALQAVLSENSKGFTDHPFAKYN; this comes from the coding sequence ATGCAACAAACTATTTTGGCCATTGAAAGTTCATGCGACGAAACCGCAGTATCCATTTTGAAATGCGTTAAGGATACTCAAGGTAACATAAATTCGATCACGATTTTAGCACACGAAGTGGAATCTCAAATTGAAAGTCACGCCCCCTTTGGAGGAGTTGTTCCCGAATTGGCTGCACGAGATCATCTTTCTAAAATATATGACATAACCAATTCTGCTTTAATAAAAGCAGAAATATCTCAAAAAGAGTTAACGGCCGTCGCCGTTACCATGGGACCCGGTCTCATCGGAGCTCTGATGGTCGGAGTGCTTTATGCACGAGGACTTGCTTTATCACTCAATATTCCCTTAATTTCAGTGAATCATGTTGATGCACATCTTGCTCCCGCTCTTCTTTTGAATGAATTTTCACCACAACATGATCTTGGGGTATGCAAAAATGTCAGCCAAATTCAATATCCCGCACTTGCCTTAACCGTGAGCGGAGGACATTGTCATTTAAGTATTCTTTCATCAGCAACATCGAAATCCCTATTGGGAAAAAGCCTAGATGATGCCTGTGGCGAAGCTTTTGACAAGGTTGCCAAACTGCTTGGCCTAGGCTATCCAGGAGGCCCCCTTATTGAGAACTTGGCAAAGTCTGCTGAAGAGTTTGGCAATACAGAAGAATTTAAATTTCCCAGCAAACCCGCAAATAGGGAAAATAAATATCATTTTACTTACAGTGGTTTAAAAACAGCGGTCATGGAATGCATTCGTAAAGCAACAGGAATAAAAAAAGGTAAAATTACAGGAAAAGACTTACCGAAAGAAAAAAAACAATCTATTGCTTACGCTTTTCAGCAAGCAGCCTTAATGCAGCTTCATGATAGAGTTCACAATGCCATTATTGATTATCCTGATATTAAAACAATTCTAGTTGCGGGCGGCGTGGCTCAAAATAAAAAATTCAGAGAACTATTTTCTTCATTTGATAAAAAAATAATATTTGCACCACCTGCGTTATGTTCTGATAATGCGACAATGATTGCTCTGCAGGCAGTTTTAAGTGAAAATAGTAAAGGATTTACAGATCATCCCTTTGCAAAATATAATTAA
- a CDS encoding tetratricopeptide repeat protein, producing the protein MRDINTNLTEFNLTNNYNKLLKKSNLKVFLTLTASSLIFQGCMTSSRQDQLQTSLSQLQGQIVQLQEQINKRDQQITNTTQTALSSQNEVESLQTQLQLTQGTVDELKAKIKRIEENAGGNASEQNVISLNNKSDSLTQIQRQIARIEIAATSKIGLNKKGKLPPKLTSLAEINKSLKNSFEQGNFKQTIELSSSVLHSADATDDMMQIAVAYRGESKFKLKDYKGAAIDLSNYIELYPNSSKYALSLLLAGDSYVYLKNNEIAKSYYQECAKSYPNLAEGKAAAGRLSKINTQSTSSQAQAQ; encoded by the coding sequence ATGAGAGACATAAATACAAATCTTACTGAATTCAATTTAACAAATAATTACAATAAATTATTAAAAAAATCGAACCTTAAGGTATTTCTTACCTTAACGGCTTCTAGTCTTATTTTTCAGGGCTGCATGACTTCTTCGCGACAAGATCAACTCCAAACATCTTTATCTCAACTGCAAGGACAAATCGTTCAACTGCAAGAACAAATAAATAAGAGAGATCAGCAAATTACAAATACAACTCAAACTGCTTTGTCTTCTCAAAATGAAGTTGAAAGTTTGCAAACACAATTGCAACTTACGCAAGGCACAGTTGACGAATTAAAAGCAAAAATAAAACGTATTGAAGAAAATGCGGGGGGGAATGCTTCCGAGCAAAATGTGATTTCATTAAACAATAAATCCGATTCCTTAACACAAATTCAGCGCCAAATTGCTCGAATTGAAATCGCTGCCACTTCTAAAATTGGTCTCAATAAAAAAGGAAAACTACCTCCAAAATTAACTTCTTTAGCCGAAATAAATAAAAGCTTAAAAAACTCATTTGAACAAGGTAACTTCAAACAAACTATTGAACTGAGCAGTTCCGTACTGCATTCCGCCGATGCTACCGATGACATGATGCAGATTGCTGTTGCCTATCGTGGAGAGTCAAAATTTAAATTAAAAGATTATAAGGGTGCGGCTATAGATCTTTCAAATTATATTGAACTCTACCCAAATTCCTCTAAATATGCACTTTCCCTTTTACTTGCTGGAGATAGTTACGTTTACTTAAAAAACAATGAAATAGCAAAATCCTATTATCAAGAATGCGCAAAATCTTATCCAAATCTTGCGGAAGGAAAAGCCGCAGCAGGAAGACTCTCAAAAATCAATACCCAATCAACTTCTTCACAAGCTCAGGCACAATAA
- a CDS encoding OmpA/MotB family protein, whose product MPKKKKCPEFENHERWLVAFADMMTLLFALFVVLYAIAVVNTSKVKQVTESMQVAFGIKEEVPKEEGTIPRGPDSRESIFRYIKGNTSREQILQRIVRERAAIIAAQAKQMEQKLAQRLYGAKQFPDREKKPVDRLIYVARDPDGIRITLLSRVLFEPGSYELKPATKDLLRGVAEVLKGIGRMIRVEGHTDNLPFERNGLSNWELSCLRATNVTKYFLETGLFPKGSIYPAGFAETRPIAENDTPEDRALNRRVDLKILYDNPDDYIPPDDQLGNEEKSDKE is encoded by the coding sequence ATGCCAAAGAAGAAAAAGTGCCCCGAATTTGAAAACCATGAACGTTGGCTTGTCGCATTTGCAGACATGATGACACTTCTGTTTGCTTTGTTTGTGGTTCTTTATGCCATTGCAGTTGTCAACACTTCAAAAGTAAAACAAGTTACAGAATCAATGCAGGTCGCATTCGGTATAAAAGAAGAGGTGCCGAAGGAAGAAGGCACCATCCCAAGAGGTCCTGATTCCAGAGAAAGCATATTTCGTTACATTAAAGGAAATACAAGCCGCGAACAAATTCTTCAACGAATTGTAAGAGAAAGAGCAGCTATCATTGCCGCCCAAGCAAAACAGATGGAGCAAAAACTAGCGCAAAGACTCTATGGAGCAAAACAATTTCCAGATAGAGAAAAAAAACCTGTAGATAGACTTATTTACGTTGCCCGTGATCCTGATGGTATTCGTATCACCTTGCTTTCTCGAGTATTATTTGAGCCGGGCTCTTATGAGTTGAAACCAGCAACCAAAGATTTATTACGTGGAGTTGCAGAAGTTTTAAAAGGCATAGGTCGCATGATCCGTGTCGAAGGACACACTGACAATCTTCCCTTTGAGAGAAATGGCCTTTCAAATTGGGAACTGAGCTGTCTGCGTGCGACAAACGTTACAAAGTACTTCTTGGAAACAGGGCTATTTCCAAAAGGAAGTATTTATCCCGCTGGTTTTGCCGAAACCAGACCTATTGCTGAAAACGACACGCCCGAAGATCGCGCGTTAAATCGCAGAGTCGACTTAAAAATTTTATACGACAATCCCGATGATTATATTCCCCCAGATGACCAATTGGGTAATGAAGAAAAGTCTGACAAAGAATAG
- a CDS encoding motility protein A, translating to MEISSIIGPIMGAIAVVGTAALKGLQVGMLWGGSAAMIVGVGSTAAVMTAYPLKDVIFSFKSLGLFLNGPVIDSEGAISTIERLAQMARKDGVLALEKEIDKLEDELMKKGIEMVSMNTDAIVIENVLYAEIDMMYEEEEIAAKFWEDMGAFAPTIGILGAVLGLMVVMLNLDNPPEIGPGIKTAFIATLYGVALANLFALPAGKKIKRMCHHKKVFREMIAVGIVGIAQGTAPKVLVERLHGMVHH from the coding sequence ATGGAAATTTCAAGCATTATAGGACCTATTATGGGCGCCATTGCCGTTGTAGGTACTGCTGCTCTCAAAGGGTTACAAGTAGGGATGCTTTGGGGAGGTTCTGCGGCTATGATCGTGGGAGTTGGCTCAACAGCGGCCGTTATGACAGCATACCCTTTAAAAGATGTTATTTTTTCATTTAAATCGCTGGGTTTATTCTTAAATGGCCCTGTTATTGACTCAGAAGGAGCTATTTCCACAATCGAACGCCTCGCCCAAATGGCGCGTAAAGATGGCGTACTCGCCCTGGAAAAAGAGATTGACAAATTAGAAGATGAGCTAATGAAAAAAGGCATCGAAATGGTTTCCATGAACACAGATGCCATTGTCATTGAAAATGTTCTCTATGCAGAAATTGATATGATGTATGAAGAAGAGGAAATTGCAGCAAAATTTTGGGAGGACATGGGAGCTTTTGCGCCCACAATTGGAATTCTGGGAGCGGTTTTAGGACTTATGGTGGTAATGTTAAACCTTGATAATCCACCGGAAATTGGTCCTGGAATTAAAACAGCATTTATTGCGACACTTTATGGTGTTGCCCTTGCAAATCTATTCGCATTACCTGCTGGAAAAAAAATTAAAAGAATGTGTCACCATAAAAAAGTATTTCGCGAAATGATTGCTGTGGGAATTGTTGGTATTGCACAAGGAACAGCACCAAAAGTACTTGTTGAAAGACTTCACGGGATGGTTCACCACTAA
- a CDS encoding PilZ domain-containing protein, whose protein sequence is MSEPVENNRTSPRFISKAIVQIHSDDDSTPVMGTINNISAGGVSLNLEVDSIKRGFKVGNFVTFEMPVRMFGIDKEDNLKLRAEIKRATNLGKTISCQFQNLKDSEIAVLNKGLRIIEIVNKITSKNAS, encoded by the coding sequence ATGAGTGAGCCTGTTGAAAATAATAGGACAAGTCCTAGATTTATAAGTAAAGCCATTGTCCAAATTCATTCGGATGATGACTCTACTCCTGTCATGGGAACAATAAATAATATTTCAGCAGGAGGAGTGAGTCTCAATCTAGAGGTAGATAGTATAAAAAGAGGTTTTAAAGTTGGTAATTTTGTTACTTTTGAAATGCCTGTAAGAATGTTTGGCATAGATAAAGAAGACAATCTCAAATTAAGAGCTGAAATTAAAAGAGCAACTAATTTAGGTAAGACAATTTCATGTCAATTTCAGAATTTAAAAGATTCTGAAATTGCTGTTCTTAATAAAGGACTCAGGATAATAGAAATTGTAAATAAAATTACAAGTAAAAATGCTTCATAA
- a CDS encoding phospholipase A, producing the protein MFELYQDNYFLPYYYTASPYYNISNQMQNNTPVTNDEIKWQLSLYSLIYDWDNLSIASSFTIKAFWQVNTSRPWFRSADYNPELFIAYKFSNEIKTTLGISHESNGKGDQFERSWNRLFANFKYTDDHFLFEFMPWIIPIKNNEAVEYQNDKIEDYLGREKITIGYKINYFETKLSIQNIEDLTRIQYTFSESIQFSNHYAIYFQYFYGYGQSLLEYNHFTQAYGIGIQFMEDKSNTTCNCNKNI; encoded by the coding sequence ATGTTTGAGTTATATCAGGATAATTATTTTTTACCTTATTATTATACTGCTTCACCATATTATAATATTTCTAATCAAATGCAAAATAATACTCCTGTTACGAATGACGAAATTAAATGGCAATTAAGTTTATACTCATTAATTTATGATTGGGACAATTTGAGTATTGCAAGTAGTTTCACAATAAAAGCTTTTTGGCAGGTAAATACATCAAGACCCTGGTTTCGTTCCGCAGATTATAATCCCGAACTTTTTATTGCGTATAAATTTTCAAATGAAATAAAAACAACTCTAGGCATTAGTCATGAGTCAAATGGAAAAGGTGATCAATTCGAAAGATCTTGGAACAGACTTTTCGCAAATTTTAAGTATACTGATGATCATTTTTTATTTGAATTTATGCCTTGGATTATCCCAATAAAAAATAATGAAGCTGTAGAATATCAAAATGATAAAATAGAAGATTATTTAGGTCGTGAAAAAATAACAATTGGTTATAAAATAAATTATTTTGAAACAAAATTATCCATTCAAAATATTGAAGATTTAACAAGGATTCAATATACTTTCTCAGAAAGCATTCAATTTTCTAATCACTATGCGATTTACTTTCAGTATTTTTATGGTTATGGGCAAAGTTTGCTTGAGTACAATCATTTTACACAAGCTTATGGCATTGGTATTCAATTTATGGAAGACAAATCCAATACAACTTGCAATTGTAATAAAAATATTTAA